In Brachyhypopomus gauderio isolate BG-103 unplaced genomic scaffold, BGAUD_0.2 sc97, whole genome shotgun sequence, the following are encoded in one genomic region:
- the LOC143496623 gene encoding GTPase IMAP family member 9-like isoform X3 codes for MSDQVHLLQNDENSDDWSASYNNDEISASFNNDESSDSEVRIVLVGKTGVGKSSSGNTILGTEYAFTAEASPSSVTEECSKKTMNNHMGRTVTVVDTPGIFGSSTEEETSAQIKKCVHMCLPGPHAFLLVISVGRFTQEEQNAVEWIQKFFGEEALKYTIFLFTHVDQLKGKKLDQFLKKNDDLWNLIKRYGGYFGFNNNNVNDRTQVTELLQMIDEMVKKNGGKHYTNEMFQQAQKNETIKDVVLGVGSVVGAGIVVAGGVAIGVAEAVILGPVVIAAGGALAIGTGVKLLYKKLKKQTP; via the exons TACATTTGCTTCAAAATGATGAGAATTCAGACGACTGGTCTG CATCTTATAACAAtgatgagatttctg CATCTTTTAACAATGATGAGAGTTCTG ATTCTGAAGTGAGGATTGTTCTGGTGGGTAAAACTGGAGTGGGAAAGAGTTCATcaggaaacaccatcctgggcaCAGAATATGCCTTTACAGCAGAAGCTTCACCTTCATCAGTTACAGAGGAGTGCAGCAAAAAGACTATGAACAACCATATGGGTAGAACAGTCACAGTGGTGGATACACCTGGCATCTTTGGATCATCGACAGAGGAAGAAACATCTGCTCAAATAAAgaagtgtgtgcacatgtgtcttcCTGGTCCTCATGCATTCCTGCTGGTGATCAGTGTGGGGAGGTTCACACAGGAGGAGCAAAATGCTGTGGAGTGGATTCAGAAGTTTTTTGGAGAAGAGGCCTTAAAATACACCATCTTTCTGTTCACTCATGTCGATCAGCTGAAAGGAAAAAAATTGGAtcagtttctaaagaaaaatgATGACCTTTGGAATTTGATCAAAAGGTATGGTGGATATTTTGGattcaacaataacaatgtaAATGACAGGACTCAGGTCACAGAGCTCCTGCAAATGATAGATGAGATGGTGAAGAAGAATGGGGGCAAGCACTACACCAACGAGATGTTTCAACAGGCCCAGAAGAATGAAACGATTAAAGACGTGGTACTAGGAGTGGGATCAGTGGTGGGGGCAGGAATAGTCGTGGCAGGAGGGGTGGCAATTGGGGTGGCAGAGGCTGTAATATTGGGACCTGTGGTAATTGCAGCTGGTGGCGCTCTTGCTATTGGAACAGGGGTGAAGCTCCTATATAAAAAGCTGAAAAAGCAGACACCATAA
- the LOC143496623 gene encoding GTPase IMAP family member 9-like isoform X1 gives MSDQVHLLQNDENSDDWSASYNNDEISASFNNDESSASFYNDKRSASFYNKRSDSEVRIVLVGKTGVGKSSSGNTILGTEYAFTAEASPSSVTEECSKKTMNNHMGRTVTVVDTPGIFGSSTEEETSAQIKKCVHMCLPGPHAFLLVISVGRFTQEEQNAVEWIQKFFGEEALKYTIFLFTHVDQLKGKKLDQFLKKNDDLWNLIKRYGGYFGFNNNNVNDRTQVTELLQMIDEMVKKNGGKHYTNEMFQQAQKNETIKDVVLGVGSVVGAGIVVAGGVAIGVAEAVILGPVVIAAGGALAIGTGVKLLYKKLKKQTP, from the exons TACATTTGCTTCAAAATGATGAGAATTCAGACGACTGGTCTG CATCTTATAACAAtgatgagatttctg CATCTTTTAACAATGATGAGAGTTCTG CATCTTTTTACAATGATAAGCGTTCTG CATCATTTTACAATAAGCGTTCTG ATTCTGAAGTGAGGATTGTTCTGGTGGGTAAAACTGGAGTGGGAAAGAGTTCATcaggaaacaccatcctgggcaCAGAATATGCCTTTACAGCAGAAGCTTCACCTTCATCAGTTACAGAGGAGTGCAGCAAAAAGACTATGAACAACCATATGGGTAGAACAGTCACAGTGGTGGATACACCTGGCATCTTTGGATCATCGACAGAGGAAGAAACATCTGCTCAAATAAAgaagtgtgtgcacatgtgtcttcCTGGTCCTCATGCATTCCTGCTGGTGATCAGTGTGGGGAGGTTCACACAGGAGGAGCAAAATGCTGTGGAGTGGATTCAGAAGTTTTTTGGAGAAGAGGCCTTAAAATACACCATCTTTCTGTTCACTCATGTCGATCAGCTGAAAGGAAAAAAATTGGAtcagtttctaaagaaaaatgATGACCTTTGGAATTTGATCAAAAGGTATGGTGGATATTTTGGattcaacaataacaatgtaAATGACAGGACTCAGGTCACAGAGCTCCTGCAAATGATAGATGAGATGGTGAAGAAGAATGGGGGCAAGCACTACACCAACGAGATGTTTCAACAGGCCCAGAAGAATGAAACGATTAAAGACGTGGTACTAGGAGTGGGATCAGTGGTGGGGGCAGGAATAGTCGTGGCAGGAGGGGTGGCAATTGGGGTGGCAGAGGCTGTAATATTGGGACCTGTGGTAATTGCAGCTGGTGGCGCTCTTGCTATTGGAACAGGGGTGAAGCTCCTATATAAAAAGCTGAAAAAGCAGACACCATAA
- the LOC143496623 gene encoding GTPase IMAP family member 9-like isoform X2 produces MSDQVHLLQNDENSDDWSASYNNDEISASFNNDESSASFYNKRSDSEVRIVLVGKTGVGKSSSGNTILGTEYAFTAEASPSSVTEECSKKTMNNHMGRTVTVVDTPGIFGSSTEEETSAQIKKCVHMCLPGPHAFLLVISVGRFTQEEQNAVEWIQKFFGEEALKYTIFLFTHVDQLKGKKLDQFLKKNDDLWNLIKRYGGYFGFNNNNVNDRTQVTELLQMIDEMVKKNGGKHYTNEMFQQAQKNETIKDVVLGVGSVVGAGIVVAGGVAIGVAEAVILGPVVIAAGGALAIGTGVKLLYKKLKKQTP; encoded by the exons TACATTTGCTTCAAAATGATGAGAATTCAGACGACTGGTCTG CATCTTATAACAAtgatgagatttctg CATCTTTTAACAATGATGAGAGTTCTG CATCATTTTACAATAAGCGTTCTG ATTCTGAAGTGAGGATTGTTCTGGTGGGTAAAACTGGAGTGGGAAAGAGTTCATcaggaaacaccatcctgggcaCAGAATATGCCTTTACAGCAGAAGCTTCACCTTCATCAGTTACAGAGGAGTGCAGCAAAAAGACTATGAACAACCATATGGGTAGAACAGTCACAGTGGTGGATACACCTGGCATCTTTGGATCATCGACAGAGGAAGAAACATCTGCTCAAATAAAgaagtgtgtgcacatgtgtcttcCTGGTCCTCATGCATTCCTGCTGGTGATCAGTGTGGGGAGGTTCACACAGGAGGAGCAAAATGCTGTGGAGTGGATTCAGAAGTTTTTTGGAGAAGAGGCCTTAAAATACACCATCTTTCTGTTCACTCATGTCGATCAGCTGAAAGGAAAAAAATTGGAtcagtttctaaagaaaaatgATGACCTTTGGAATTTGATCAAAAGGTATGGTGGATATTTTGGattcaacaataacaatgtaAATGACAGGACTCAGGTCACAGAGCTCCTGCAAATGATAGATGAGATGGTGAAGAAGAATGGGGGCAAGCACTACACCAACGAGATGTTTCAACAGGCCCAGAAGAATGAAACGATTAAAGACGTGGTACTAGGAGTGGGATCAGTGGTGGGGGCAGGAATAGTCGTGGCAGGAGGGGTGGCAATTGGGGTGGCAGAGGCTGTAATATTGGGACCTGTGGTAATTGCAGCTGGTGGCGCTCTTGCTATTGGAACAGGGGTGAAGCTCCTATATAAAAAGCTGAAAAAGCAGACACCATAA